The Campylobacter sp. RM10537 genome has a segment encoding these proteins:
- a CDS encoding replication/maintenance protein RepL, whose amino-acid sequence MNFEKLICAIFGKKRYELLKFLCENADENGFIMVKISEIQSKLNLSKPTIIATFKFLEEKKLFRRLKNGLYQIYIKEEI is encoded by the coding sequence ATGAATTTTGAAAAATTAATATGTGCTATTTTTGGTAAAAAACGCTATGAGCTTTTAAAATTTTTATGTGAAAATGCTGATGAAAATGGTTTTATTATGGTCAAAATTAGTGAAATTCAAAGCAAACTTAATTTAAGTAAGCCAACTATTATTGCTACTTTTAAATTTTTAGAAGAAAAAAAGCTTTTTAGACGCCTTAAAAATGGTTTATACCAAATTTATATTAAAGAAGAAATATAA
- a CDS encoding phosphoethanolamine transferase, which yields MFKFTWLQFTLLNSLLIVALNFNLFHFVYEKSSQNFFITFSFILIYFGFVHTIFSLIFIKYLSKFFSIFFIVASFLSVYFISFYGVLIDSNMIQNAVQTDIKEVEDLINFKLVITIILILIFIIYILKIKIDYKSMKSHLKIKFINIILGLIFIFAIFLPLSKTFIPFARNYNEIRMYNIPFYQLYALYRYYTLFVQAKPQFKAIENDAYKDDNHTKKILVLVVGETARAANYSLGGYAKNDTNFYTKKDNVVFFNQVSSCGTATAISLPCMFSVSKRIDFSNKEYQENAIDILNKSGVDVSWIDNNSGGCKGVCSRLKQKIQLSSGYDENLLSPLKNKLDNLSTQNIIVLHLQGSHGPAYYKRYPKEFKKFNPTCDTNDLSKCTEDALMNTYDNTLLYTDYILSNIISLLKEKKGFQSSLLYLSDHGESLGENGIYLHGMPYAFAPSTQTHIPMIFWSNDSELMNLAKKHKNLKLSQDNLFSTLLGYFDIKTHVYESNYDLFNPKLKANP from the coding sequence ATGTTTAAATTCACTTGGCTTCAATTTACACTTTTAAACTCTTTGTTGATTGTGGCACTTAATTTTAATTTATTTCATTTTGTGTATGAAAAAAGCTCTCAAAATTTTTTCATCACTTTTAGTTTCATTTTGATTTATTTTGGTTTTGTGCATACTATTTTTTCTTTGATTTTTATCAAATACTTAAGCAAATTTTTTTCAATTTTTTTTATTGTAGCATCTTTTTTAAGTGTTTATTTTATTAGTTTTTATGGGGTTTTGATCGATTCAAATATGATTCAAAATGCTGTACAAACCGATATTAAAGAAGTAGAAGATTTGATTAATTTCAAACTAGTAATCACTATAATTTTAATTTTAATTTTTATCATTTATATTTTAAAAATTAAAATTGATTATAAGTCTATGAAATCTCATCTTAAAATTAAATTTATTAATATTATTTTAGGTTTGATCTTTATTTTTGCTATTTTTCTTCCACTGAGCAAAACTTTTATTCCTTTTGCTAGAAACTATAATGAAATAAGAATGTATAATATCCCTTTTTATCAATTATATGCTCTATATCGTTATTATACTCTTTTTGTTCAAGCTAAGCCTCAGTTTAAAGCTATAGAAAATGACGCTTATAAGGATGATAATCACACTAAAAAAATTTTAGTTTTAGTAGTTGGGGAAACTGCAAGAGCTGCAAATTACTCGCTTGGTGGTTATGCAAAAAATGATACTAATTTTTACACTAAAAAAGACAATGTTGTATTTTTCAATCAAGTATCTTCTTGCGGAACAGCCACTGCTATTAGCTTACCTTGTATGTTTTCAGTTTCAAAACGAATCGATTTTTCAAATAAAGAATATCAAGAAAACGCCATTGATATACTTAATAAAAGTGGTGTAGATGTTAGCTGGATAGATAATAATTCAGGAGGATGCAAAGGAGTGTGTAGTCGATTAAAACAAAAAATTCAGCTCTCAAGTGGCTATGATGAAAATTTACTGAGTCCATTAAAAAACAAATTAGACAATTTAAGCACTCAAAATATAATTGTTTTGCATTTGCAAGGTTCTCATGGCCCAGCTTATTATAAACGTTATCCTAAAGAATTTAAAAAATTTAATCCAACTTGTGATACAAATGATTTATCAAAGTGCACTGAAGATGCTTTGATGAATACCTATGATAATACCTTACTTTATACAGATTATATTTTAAGCAATATTATCTCTCTTTTAAAAGAAAAAAAAGGTTTTCAAAGTTCTTTATTGTATCTTTCTGATCATGGAGAAAGTTTAGGTGAAAATGGAATTTATTTACATGGTATGCCTTACGCATTCGCACCAAGTACGCAAACTCATATTCCTATGATTTTTTGGAGCAATGATAGTGAGCTTATGAATTTAGCTAAAAAACATAAAAATTTAAAGCTTTCTCAAGATAATCTTTTTAGCACACTTTTAGGCTATTTTGATATAAAAACTCATGTTTATGAATCAAATTATGATTTATTTAATCCTAAACTCAAGGCAAATCCATGA
- a CDS encoding cytochrome C — protein MKKIFISLLIPTIFLWAKNIAYSDEVVSLYLNKDDAKVIGKLLPTNPFEILKDQNNKVMIRISGYINPKFPSVIYFNNSQRIIVAAFSKNIKLNYSQIKKGEKGKWDKVNLEIWADKKDFSKDNRKMLNHAKELFVNNCGICHALHSEKEFNVNAWPAIFKSMVNRTSIDKKDQWLVIEYLQKNAKDFKIK, from the coding sequence ATGAAGAAAATTTTTATTTCTTTACTAATTCCAACAATTTTTTTATGGGCTAAAAATATCGCTTATAGCGATGAAGTTGTTTCTCTTTATCTTAATAAAGATGATGCTAAAGTTATTGGAAAATTACTTCCTACTAATCCTTTTGAAATTTTAAAAGATCAAAATAACAAGGTAATGATTAGAATTAGTGGCTATATTAATCCAAAATTTCCTTCAGTAATTTATTTTAATAATTCTCAAAGAATTATAGTAGCTGCATTTTCTAAAAATATTAAATTAAATTATTCTCAAATAAAAAAAGGAGAGAAAGGAAAATGGGATAAAGTAAATCTTGAAATTTGGGCAGATAAGAAAGATTTTTCTAAAGATAATAGAAAAATGTTAAATCATGCTAAAGAGCTCTTTGTTAATAATTGCGGAATTTGTCATGCTTTGCATTCTGAAAAAGAATTTAACGTTAATGCTTGGCCAGCAATCTTTAAATCCATGGTTAATAGAACAAGCATAGATAAGAAAGATCAATGGTTAGTTATAGAATATTTACAAAAAAATGCAAAAGATTTTAAAATAAAATAA
- a CDS encoding molybdopterin guanine dinucleotide-containing S/N-oxide reductase has protein sequence MLDRRKFLKIGVTLSTLPFIPSFATGKSIEASKVSLGLVKNGEVITAAHWGILKLTIKDGKVIKSEPWEKVTKMDNPLQHYTSDMIYKCRVKYPYVRKSYLENPDDPKPELRGKEEFVRVSYDKAIKLIAKELKKTRDVKGTSAIFGGSYGWKSSGNMQNSRILLQRFLNVTGGFVGVTGDYSTGASQIIMPYVVGSIEVYEQQTSWENILKYSKYVVIWGADPLSTLRIAWTSTDQRGLAYFEKLKESKIKIICIDPVRTETAKFLNAKWVSPRPNTDVALMMGMASHLIAKKKVNYEFLQNYTIGFDRFKAYLDGQEDGIKKDVKWASQICGIDEKTITNLAEIFYDNPTMIMSGWGMQRAHHGEQPHWMLVTLCCILGQIGTKGGGFGLSYHYSNGGVPTCKSGIIGGINAGELGIWKNGKFKGLAKSNQTDQGAEWLQNSAKYSFPVARIADALLNPGKTIDHNGSKITYPDIDFIYWVGGNPLVHHQDTNNNIKAWRKPRTVVVNEIYWTPTAKMADIIMPTTSSYERDDITMTGDYSNMHIAPMKQAIEPIAESKDDYVIFSDICKEYGKDVFDAYTQNGKKAKDLIKEYYNSALKQTKNFGKAFTTPMPSFEEFWAKNEPIVFEPSMESLEWTRFTDFIEDPILNTLGTDSGLIEIYSEKIKKYNYDDCKAHPTWFEPIEWLGNADKQTPFHLITSHPRNRLHSQLCQTSLRDTYTVKDREPILINSKDAKKLGIKNGDLVRVFNKRGEVLAGAVVSDDIMQGVVRLCEGGWYDPDENGLCKYGSANVLTIDMPTSKLANGNISHTGLVGIEKFTQKVPKVTAFTNPKIL, from the coding sequence ATGTTAGATAGAAGAAAATTTTTAAAGATTGGTGTAACTTTAAGCACTTTACCATTTATTCCATCCTTTGCTACAGGAAAGAGCATTGAAGCTTCTAAAGTGAGTCTTGGACTTGTTAAGAATGGAGAAGTAATTACAGCAGCTCATTGGGGAATTTTAAAACTCACTATTAAAGATGGTAAGGTGATTAAAAGTGAACCTTGGGAAAAGGTGACAAAAATGGACAATCCTCTGCAACACTACACCTCAGATATGATTTATAAATGTCGCGTAAAATATCCTTATGTTCGAAAATCTTATCTTGAAAATCCAGATGATCCAAAACCAGAACTTCGCGGAAAAGAAGAATTCGTACGTGTAAGTTATGATAAGGCTATAAAACTCATTGCTAAAGAACTTAAAAAAACAAGAGATGTAAAAGGTACGAGTGCTATTTTTGGCGGAAGTTACGGCTGGAAATCTAGTGGAAATATGCAAAATTCCCGTATTTTGCTTCAAAGATTTCTAAATGTAACCGGTGGTTTTGTAGGGGTTACAGGTGATTATTCTACAGGAGCATCTCAAATTATTATGCCTTATGTGGTAGGTTCTATTGAAGTTTATGAACAACAAACTTCTTGGGAAAATATTTTAAAATATTCTAAATATGTTGTGATTTGGGGTGCCGATCCGCTTTCTACTTTACGAATAGCTTGGACATCTACAGATCAAAGAGGTTTAGCTTATTTTGAAAAATTAAAAGAAAGTAAAATTAAAATTATTTGTATTGATCCTGTAAGAACAGAAACTGCTAAATTTTTAAATGCCAAATGGGTTTCTCCTCGTCCAAATACTGATGTAGCTTTGATGATGGGAATGGCAAGCCATTTAATTGCCAAGAAAAAGGTTAATTATGAATTTTTGCAAAATTATACTATTGGTTTTGATCGATTTAAAGCTTATTTAGATGGTCAAGAAGATGGAATTAAAAAAGATGTTAAATGGGCTAGTCAAATTTGTGGTATTGATGAAAAAACCATAACAAATTTGGCAGAAATTTTTTATGATAATCCAACTATGATAATGAGTGGATGGGGTATGCAAAGAGCGCATCATGGAGAACAACCGCATTGGATGCTTGTTACTTTATGCTGCATACTTGGACAAATTGGAACCAAAGGGGGTGGTTTTGGCTTAAGTTATCATTATAGCAATGGTGGTGTTCCAACTTGCAAAAGTGGGATTATAGGCGGTATAAATGCTGGAGAACTAGGAATTTGGAAAAATGGTAAATTTAAAGGTTTAGCAAAATCAAATCAAACTGATCAAGGTGCTGAGTGGTTGCAAAATTCTGCAAAATATTCTTTTCCAGTGGCTAGGATTGCTGATGCTCTTTTAAATCCAGGTAAAACTATAGATCATAATGGAAGCAAAATTACTTATCCTGATATCGATTTTATTTATTGGGTTGGTGGAAATCCACTTGTCCATCATCAAGATACCAATAATAATATAAAGGCTTGGAGAAAACCGAGAACTGTAGTTGTTAATGAAATTTATTGGACTCCAACTGCAAAAATGGCGGATATTATTATGCCTACAACTTCATCTTATGAAAGAGATGATATTACTATGACGGGCGATTATTCCAACATGCATATAGCTCCTATGAAACAGGCTATTGAGCCTATTGCAGAAAGCAAAGATGATTATGTGATTTTTTCTGATATTTGCAAAGAGTATGGAAAAGATGTTTTTGATGCTTATACTCAAAATGGCAAAAAAGCTAAAGATCTAATCAAAGAATATTATAATAGTGCTTTAAAACAAACTAAAAATTTTGGAAAAGCTTTTACAACGCCTATGCCAAGTTTTGAAGAATTTTGGGCAAAAAATGAACCTATTGTTTTTGAGCCTTCTATGGAAAGTTTAGAATGGACTCGTTTTACAGATTTTATCGAAGATCCAATTTTAAATACATTAGGAACAGATTCTGGACTTATAGAAATTTATTCAGAAAAAATTAAAAAATACAATTATGATGATTGCAAGGCACACCCTACTTGGTTTGAACCAATTGAATGGCTTGGAAATGCTGACAAACAAACGCCTTTTCATTTGATAACAAGTCATCCAAGAAATCGTTTGCATTCTCAACTTTGTCAAACAAGCTTAAGAGACACCTATACTGTAAAAGATAGAGAACCTATACTTATAAATTCTAAAGATGCTAAAAAACTTGGAATTAAAAATGGTGATTTGGTTCGAGTATTTAATAAGCGTGGTGAAGTTTTAGCAGGAGCTGTTGTTAGCGATGATATTATGCAAGGAGTAGTGAGACTTTGTGAAGGAGGTTGGTATGATCCAGATGAAAATGGACTTTGCAAATACGGAAGTGCAAATGTTTTAACTATTGATATGCCGACTTCAAAACTTGCGAATGGAAATATTTCTCATACAGGGCTTGTAGGCATTGAAAAATTTACACAAAAAGTGCCCAAAGTTACAGCATTTACAAATCCTAAAATATTGTGA
- a CDS encoding methyl-accepting chemotaxis protein, whose translation MKSLKIKFSLIVNIISITILVILGVVTYFFLKNLIYNQVIKTETSYIKVAKNSIAFFNEKNLKTLNGYAKNILELPYEKLNSQEALMENIGEDLKILRDTGGFLAAYIAQPNGELVISDTDTDAKSIDFGTYGKKDNYDARTREYYQEALKTNGVYITSSYIDASSKLPCFTYAKALYKDGKFIGVLAIDVLTKDLQKEYEANPGRTFAFDKNNKIFAATDKFQLTEDYDASHITVPARTKADFESFEYIRKKDGSQGLAMCVKVGENTVCTGESISKIEEPINKMNYMQIIIITIAIIVNFVLIYTLTAKLLSPLTIIQNGLNAFFDFINHKTKNVSTINIKTNDEFGQISKAINENILITKQGLEQDNQAVKESVSTVQVVEKGDLTARITANPRNPQLVELKNVLNKLLDVLQEKVGSDMNAIHKIFEEYKSLDFRNKLENARGSVEVTTNALGEEIIKMLKQSSDFANHLASESSKLQNAVQNLTSSSNSQAASLEETAAALEEITSSMQNVSVKTSDVITQSEEIKNVTSIIGDIADQINLLALNAAIEAARAGEHGRGFAVVADEVRKLAERTQKSLSEIEANTNLLVQSINDMAESIKEQTAGITQINESVAAIDQTTKDNVEIANESAIISNTVSDIANNILEDVKKKRF comes from the coding sequence TTGAAAAGCTTAAAAATTAAATTCTCACTTATTGTAAATATAATATCAATTACAATTTTAGTGATTTTAGGTGTTGTAACTTATTTTTTTCTAAAAAATTTAATTTATAATCAAGTTATTAAAACTGAAACTAGCTATATAAAAGTTGCTAAAAATTCTATCGCATTTTTTAACGAAAAAAATTTAAAAACTCTTAATGGTTATGCTAAAAATATTTTAGAACTTCCTTATGAAAAGTTAAATTCTCAAGAAGCTCTTATGGAAAATATCGGAGAAGATCTTAAGATTTTAAGAGATACTGGCGGTTTTTTAGCAGCATATATTGCTCAGCCAAATGGAGAATTAGTTATTTCCGATACTGATACTGATGCTAAAAGCATAGATTTTGGAACTTATGGCAAAAAAGATAATTATGATGCAAGAACTAGAGAATATTACCAAGAAGCCTTAAAAACAAATGGTGTTTATATAACTTCATCTTATATTGATGCTTCTTCAAAACTTCCATGCTTTACTTATGCTAAAGCTCTTTACAAAGATGGTAAATTTATAGGTGTTCTAGCAATTGATGTTTTAACAAAAGATTTACAAAAAGAATATGAAGCAAACCCAGGAAGAACTTTTGCATTTGATAAAAATAATAAAATTTTTGCAGCTACAGATAAATTTCAATTAACTGAAGATTATGATGCTTCTCATATTACAGTTCCTGCTAGAACAAAAGCAGATTTTGAATCTTTTGAATATATAAGAAAAAAAGATGGATCACAAGGGCTTGCCATGTGTGTTAAAGTAGGAGAGAATACTGTATGTACTGGCGAATCAATAAGCAAAATTGAAGAACCTATCAATAAAATGAATTATATGCAAATTATCATTATAACTATTGCAATTATTGTTAATTTTGTATTAATCTACACACTTACTGCCAAACTTCTCTCCCCACTCACCATCATCCAAAACGGTCTTAATGCTTTCTTTGATTTTATCAATCATAAAACAAAGAATGTTTCTACTATTAATATAAAAACTAATGATGAGTTTGGTCAAATCTCAAAAGCCATTAATGAAAACATCCTTATTACTAAACAAGGTTTAGAACAAGATAATCAAGCTGTAAAAGAATCAGTCTCTACAGTTCAAGTTGTAGAAAAAGGAGATTTAACAGCAAGAATTACTGCAAATCCAAGAAATCCTCAACTTGTAGAACTTAAAAATGTTTTAAATAAACTCTTAGATGTCTTACAAGAAAAAGTAGGTTCTGATATGAATGCTATTCATAAAATCTTTGAAGAATATAAGAGCTTAGATTTTAGAAATAAATTAGAAAATGCTAGAGGTAGTGTTGAAGTTACTACTAATGCTTTAGGTGAAGAAATCATTAAAATGTTAAAACAAAGTTCTGATTTTGCTAATCACTTAGCAAGTGAAAGTTCTAAATTACAAAATGCTGTTCAAAACCTAACTAGCTCTTCTAATTCTCAAGCAGCTTCTTTAGAAGAAACTGCTGCTGCTTTAGAAGAAATTACTTCTTCTATGCAAAATGTTTCTGTTAAAACCTCTGATGTAATCACTCAATCAGAAGAGATTAAAAATGTTACAAGTATTATTGGAGATATTGCAGATCAAATCAATCTTTTAGCATTAAATGCTGCTATAGAAGCAGCACGTGCAGGAGAACATGGACGAGGCTTTGCTGTTGTGGCTGATGAAGTTAGAAAACTAGCAGAAAGAACTCAAAAATCATTGAGTGAAATAGAAGCTAATACTAACTTACTTGTTCAATCTATTAATGATATGGCAGAATCTATTAAAGAACAAACTGCAGGTATTACTCAAATCAATGAAAGTGTAGCTGCTATTGATCAAACCACTAAAGATAATGTTGAAATTGCTAATGAGAGTGCAATCATTTCTAATACTGTTAGTGATATAGCTAATAATATATTAGAAGATGTTAAGAAGAAAAGATTTTAA
- the pyrC gene encoding dihydroorotase has product MVLKNPLDMHLHLRDEKMLDLVAPFSAKDFKAGVIMPNLITPITDINSLKAYKQRIIKACNNEDFTPLMTLFFKEYDEKFLENAKDEIFAIKLYPAGITTNSDKGISSFDLQNLKPTLNTMSELDIPLLVHGETNDFVMDREANFAKIYEKLAQNFPNLKIVMEHITTKVLCDLLKDYENLYATITLHHLMITLDDVIGGKMDPHLFCKPIAKRYEDKDALCELAFSGYEKVMFGSDSAPHPLHTKECCGCAAGVFSAPVILPTLAELFEKNSNEKKLQKFISDNASEIYNFKFEKEKIIKLEKKEWQVPQKYGDVVPFMAGKKLEFKVK; this is encoded by the coding sequence ATGGTACTAAAAAATCCTTTGGATATGCATTTACATTTACGCGATGAAAAAATGCTTGATTTAGTAGCGCCATTTAGTGCAAAGGACTTTAAAGCAGGCGTTATAATGCCGAATTTGATCACTCCTATTACAGATATAAATTCTTTAAAAGCTTACAAACAAAGGATTATAAAAGCTTGCAATAATGAAGATTTTACACCTTTAATGACTCTATTTTTTAAAGAATATGATGAAAAATTTTTAGAGAATGCAAAAGATGAAATTTTTGCTATCAAGCTTTATCCTGCTGGTATTACTACAAATTCAGATAAAGGAATTTCAAGTTTTGATTTACAAAATTTAAAACCCACACTCAATACAATGAGTGAACTTGATATTCCTTTGCTGGTACATGGAGAAACTAATGATTTTGTAATGGATAGAGAAGCAAATTTTGCAAAAATCTATGAAAAATTAGCTCAAAATTTTCCAAATTTAAAAATAGTCATGGAACACATTACTACTAAAGTTTTATGCGATTTACTCAAAGATTATGAAAATTTATATGCAACCATAACTTTGCATCATTTAATGATTACTTTAGATGATGTTATAGGCGGAAAAATGGATCCTCATTTATTTTGCAAACCTATAGCAAAACGTTATGAAGACAAAGATGCTCTTTGTGAACTTGCTTTTAGTGGATATGAAAAAGTGATGTTTGGAAGTGATAGCGCACCGCATCCACTGCATACCAAAGAATGTTGCGGTTGTGCGGCTGGAGTTTTTAGTGCACCTGTTATTTTGCCTACTCTAGCTGAACTTTTTGAAAAAAATTCCAATGAAAAAAAATTACAAAAATTTATCTCCGATAATGCTAGTGAAATTTATAATTTTAAGTTTGAAAAAGAAAAGATTATAAAATTAGAAAAAAAAGAATGGCAGGTACCGCAAAAATATGGTGACGTGGTGCCTTTCATGGCTGGAAAAAAATTGGAATTTAAAGTTAAATAA
- a CDS encoding diacylglycerol kinase — MKPKYHIFNNAKYALEGVIALFKNEMAFRIEICIIIPAIFISFFFKISLIEHLILIAVLILVLIAESFNSAIEACVDLITDKWHQKAKIAKDCASTGVFFSVILALFSWIFIIVGLI; from the coding sequence ATGAAACCAAAATATCATATTTTTAATAATGCCAAATATGCCCTAGAAGGAGTTATAGCCTTGTTTAAAAATGAAATGGCTTTTCGCATTGAAATTTGTATCATTATCCCTGCTATTTTTATCAGCTTTTTTTTTAAAATAAGCTTAATAGAGCATCTTATTTTAATAGCAGTTTTAATTCTAGTTTTAATCGCAGAATCCTTTAATTCAGCTATTGAAGCTTGTGTTGATCTTATAACCGATAAATGGCATCAAAAAGCAAAAATCGCTAAAGATTGTGCTAGCACTGGAGTCTTTTTTAGTGTGATTTTGGCTCTTTTTTCTTGGATTTTTATTATAGTAGGCTTGATATGA